From one Mytilus trossulus isolate FHL-02 chromosome 10, PNRI_Mtr1.1.1.hap1, whole genome shotgun sequence genomic stretch:
- the LOC134686937 gene encoding G-protein coupled receptor daf-37-like: protein MENVTTSKAEVETFVNTSVGISNRTSPVRQSYLIPWNNPHNVITQQTSDDILFVLQCIIFPIITLFGSTGNIMSLVILIQKKLRNSTGVILIAITIADLCFLITNMTRKSSCIISLIDEYAEEIYTATIFGPLFFVITSFSRVSAWLVVLVSIERLIAVTFPLKIKVWVSKQRMIIAVIVIYILTFVFLSPIAFQYKVGSMFSRRTNTTSYFISTSEFYSSYEDILTVHNEILGTVLFRYLPVFFTMLFNMIIIINLQRRSLRRKAMTSSKTDNKSEDKITRMLLIISAVCLLCTTPGSLLLLVSRFVDGFEFFGKYHNIFVVFSDLSLLLSMINSSVNFIIYMVCNKQFSEAYKTIFCRCRSISTMKKHQPTMTDTSKGTTITTVGSTSTNEKIPPIVPDETFTSNEISEDHIKCSPTTEDS from the coding sequence ATGGAAAATGTGACAACATCAAAAGCAGAGGTCGAAACCTTTGTGAACACTTCTGTTGGAATCTCGAACAGAACAAGTCCTGTGAGACAGAGCTACTTAATACCATGGAATAATCCACACAATGTCATTACTCAACAAACCTCAGATGACATACTGTTTGTTCTTCAATGTATCATATTTCCTATCATTACTCTGTTTGGGTCCACGGGCAACATTATGAGTCTTGTAATATTGATACAGAAGAAACTAAGGAACAGCACTGGTGTCATACTTATCGCCATCACCATTGCCGACCTATGCTTTCTGATTACAAACATGACCAGAAAATCTTCCTGCATTATTAGTTTGATCGATGAATACGCAGAGGAGATCTACACGGCAACTATATTTGGACCCCTTTTCTTTGTCATTACATCATTTAGTCGTGTTTCAGCATGGCTAGTTGTTCTCGTCTCCATCGAGAGACTTATTGCTGTTACATTTCCACTGAAGATTAAAGTCTGGGTATCTAAACAGAGAATGATTATAGCTGtgattgtaatatatattttaactttcGTTTTCTTGAGTCCTATTGCATTCCAGTACAAAGTTGGATCCATGTTCAGTCGGAGAACGAATACCACTTCCTACTTCATATCAACAAGTGAGTTCTACAGTTCTTATGAGGATATCTTGACCGTTCATAATGAAATACTCGGCACTGTCCTGTTTCGTTACCTACCGGTTTTCTTTACTATGCTTTTTAATATGATTATTATCATTAATCTGCAACGACGAAGTTTGAGGCGTAAAGCAATGACGTCATCGAAAACAGATAACAAATCCGAAGACAAGATCACAAGGATGTTATTGATAATTTCAGCAGTTTGTTTGTTATGTACAACACCTGGTTCCCTGCTTCTACTGGTTTCCAGGTTCGTTGATGGTTTTGAGTTTTTTGGAAAGTATCATAACATCTTCGTTGTGTTCAGTGATTTAAGCCTCCTGTTGTCGATGATCAACTCTTCAGTTAACTTTATTATCTACATGGTTTGTAACAAGCAGTTCTCAGAAGCTTACAAGACTATTTTCTGTCGATGCAGATCCATCTCTACAATGAAGAAACACCAGCCAACAATGACGGATACTTCAAAGGGGACTACCATCACCACCGTCGGGTCAACGTCAACCAATGAAAAAATACCACCAATTGTCCCAGACGAAACTTTTACTTCCAATGAGATATCTGAGGATCATATAAAGTGTTCGCCAACTACAGAAGATAGTTAA
- the LOC134686939 gene encoding baculoviral IAP repeat-containing protein 3-like: MSDIEIDSLPPGSQLNDFSGSYHSNQRSYQQRSIYPDGISRDNFVISGDESRQVSHPSDSSWPSERTGFNGTNGSAHSVYGNHINVTANSSPGYNFSFRQTSSNNDTNSGYNFSHRHNMGANDCGYNFSHRNNTSDTESDGYNFSHRPNTRETDNSGYDFSHRNENDRTNSQNHQSILHSNNSSNGHNIFQNSEISVPEISNLSMDESDSSFVFNRPQSHVNTRHNQQHAHIKLENSKYANYRNEAQRIQSYAFSTAPVRSPQTMSDAGFFAISNQDFVRCFHCGIGLRNWEDDDDPYVEHCRWSPNCQYMKLKKGQAFIDAVQEAVRKVQLEEALGQSDTRDGAQADGTVTYSDIAEDGENNESYPASVLKKNPLLSSAAQSVIEMGYLPRIVKRAVDNIIKEHGLSGLTGQRIANLVMDMEAKGEKVMIPTQQVSEPNMDKSKINEEAKRKLEEQNREYKEKISCVICCENERSITFLPCGHLVCCAQCAPACSSCAVCRKEIKGTVKVSLR; this comes from the exons ATGTCAGACATAGAAATAGACAGTCTACCTCCTGGTAGTCAACTTAATGACTTCAGTGGTTCGTATCATTCTAATCAGAGAAGTTATCAACAGCGTTCAATATATCCAGATGGTATTTCAAGAGATAATTTTGTCATTAGTGGGGACGAATCTAGACAAGTGTCTCATCCAAGTGATAGTTCATGGCCAAGTGAAAGAACTGGATTTAATGGAACCAACGGAAGTGCTCACAGTGTATATGGGAATCACATAAATGTGACAGCTAATTCTAGTCCTGGATATAATTTTTCGTTTAGACAAACTTCTAGCAACAATGATACAAATTCTGGATATAATTTTTCGCATCGACATAACATGGGTGCAAATGATTGTGGATATAATTTTTCGCATCGCAATAACACCAGTGACACTGAAAGTGATGGATATAATTTTTCACATCGACCTAATACCAGGGAAACTGATAATTCTGGGTATGATTTTTCACACAGAAACGAAAATGACAGAACGAATAGTCAAAATCATCAATCAATTTTGCATTCTAATAATTCTAGTAATGgacataatatttttcaaaatagcGAAATTTCAGTGCCCGAAATAAGTAATCTTTCAATGGATGAATCAGATTCAAGTTTTGTGTTCAACAGACCCCAATCTCACGTTAATACCAGACACAACCAACAACATGCACATATTAAACTAGAAAACTCTAAATACGCTAATTATAGGAACGAGGCTCAGAGAATTCAATCATATGCATTTTCAACAGCTCCTGTGAGAAGCCCTCAGACCATGAGTGATGCTGGATTTTTTGCAATAA GTAACCAAGATTTTGTACGTTGTTTTCACTGTGGTATTGGGTTGAGGAATTGGGAGGATGATGACGACCCGTATGTGGAACACTGTCGATGGTCTCCTAATTGTCAGTATATGAAGTTAAAGAAAGGACAAGCTTTTATTGATGCTGTACAGGAGGCTGTCAGGAAAGTCCAGTTG GAAGAAGCTCTAGGTCAGTCAGACACGAGAGATGGTGCTCAAGCAGACGGAACTGTTACATATTCAG ataTAGCAGAAGACGGAGAAAACAATGAATCCTATCCAGCATCTGTTTTGAAGAAGAACCCACTTCTATCTAGTGCTGCCCAGAGTGTTATAGAAATGGGATACTTACCACGCATTGTAAAGAGAGCTGTAGATAACATTATAAAAGAGCATG gtTTGAGTGGTTTAACTGGACAGAGAATTGCAAATTTAGTTATGGATATGGAGGCAAAAGGAGAAAAAGTAATGATACCAACACAACAAGTTTCTGAACCTAACATGGACAAATCAAAGATAAACGAAG AAGCTAAACGTAAACTTGAGgaacagaatagagaatataAAGAGAAGATATCTTGTGTGATATGTTGTGAGAATGAGAGATCGATTACATTTCTACCATGTGGACACTTGGTGTGTTGTGCTCAATGTGCGCCTGCATGTTCATCATGTGCAGTGTgtagaaaagaaataaaaggaaCAGTTAAAGTAAGTCTTCGATGA